From a single Bradyrhizobium sediminis genomic region:
- a CDS encoding aminotransferase-like domain-containing protein, with translation MSKFEYLKLADAVAAEIENGALKPGDRLPPQRSFAYERRIAVSTASRVYTELLRRGLVVGEVGRGTFISGEARRGIAAPTEPRGARIDLEFNYPLLPKQSALIARSLEGLNRPEALDGALRQATSIGTQAVRNVAADYLTRQNRDWSPRPEQMVFTANGRQCIAAALAAVVPAGGRCGVETLTYPFIKGIAARLGVTLVPLAMDEDGVRPDAVQKAHREAHLSGLYIQPVIQNPLGITMPPERRADLLRVVEKLDLTVIEDMVYGFLDDAPPLAALAPDRCVVLDSLSKKVAPGLSLGFVVPPPRLRESVMASVRSGGWTASGFAFAATQQLMGDGTAAELARLKRIDAQERQKIAVACLSGFEIQTSSKSYHLWLTLPSHWRSQTFVAAAARRDIALTPSTTFAVSPGHAPNAVRLALAAPPIEQLDTALRTLAGILRSKEEDFDSTE, from the coding sequence ATGTCGAAGTTCGAATATCTGAAGCTTGCCGACGCCGTTGCCGCCGAGATCGAAAACGGCGCGCTCAAGCCCGGCGACCGGCTGCCGCCGCAACGCAGCTTTGCCTATGAGCGCCGGATCGCCGTCTCGACGGCGAGCCGGGTCTACACCGAACTGTTGCGCCGCGGCCTCGTGGTCGGCGAAGTCGGACGCGGCACGTTCATTTCCGGAGAAGCGCGCCGCGGCATCGCCGCCCCGACCGAGCCGCGCGGCGCGCGCATCGACCTGGAGTTCAACTATCCGCTGCTGCCGAAGCAATCCGCGCTGATCGCAAGGAGCCTCGAGGGACTGAACCGGCCCGAGGCGCTCGATGGCGCATTGCGGCAGGCGACCAGCATCGGAACCCAGGCGGTACGGAATGTCGCCGCCGATTATCTCACCCGTCAAAACCGGGACTGGTCGCCCAGGCCGGAGCAGATGGTGTTCACCGCCAACGGCCGGCAATGCATCGCCGCCGCACTTGCCGCTGTGGTGCCGGCCGGAGGCCGCTGCGGCGTCGAGACCCTCACCTACCCGTTCATCAAGGGCATCGCCGCCCGGCTCGGCGTGACACTGGTGCCGCTGGCGATGGATGAAGACGGCGTTCGTCCGGATGCGGTGCAGAAGGCGCACCGCGAGGCGCATCTGTCCGGGCTGTACATTCAACCCGTCATTCAGAACCCGCTGGGCATCACCATGCCGCCTGAGCGCCGCGCCGATCTCCTGCGCGTCGTCGAGAAGCTCGATCTCACCGTCATCGAAGACATGGTCTACGGGTTTCTCGACGACGCGCCGCCATTGGCCGCACTGGCGCCGGATCGTTGCGTGGTGCTCGACAGCCTTTCCAAGAAAGTGGCGCCCGGGCTGTCGCTCGGCTTCGTCGTTCCGCCGCCTCGCCTGCGCGAAAGCGTCATGGCGTCAGTCCGCTCCGGCGGCTGGACCGCGTCGGGATTTGCCTTCGCGGCCACGCAACAGCTGATGGGCGACGGCACGGCGGCCGAGCTTGCCAGGTTGAAGCGGATCGATGCGCAGGAACGTCAGAAGATTGCGGTCGCCTGCCTCTCCGGTTTCGAGATCCAGACCAGCAGCAAATCGTACCATCTCTGGCTGACCTTGCCCTCGCACTGGCGGTCGCAGACCTTCGTCGCGGCCGCGGCCCGGCGCGATATCGCGCTCACGCCATCGACGACGTTTGCGGTCAGCCCCGGCCATGCACCGAACGCCGTGCGGCTGGCATTGGCGGCGCCTCCGATCGAACAACTCGATACGGCGCTGCGCACGCTTGCGGGAATTCTGCGTTCGAAGGAAGAGGATTTCGACTCCACCGAATAG
- a CDS encoding site-specific DNA-methyltransferase: MQLSDKEKQELKDLIDRGESLPAKYRHLLFAEPHEAELIWPGKTHEVTNVVLPFQSIEQIDEPRSGTAAAQSDLFQMDRATGRQSGGWTNKLIWGDNKLVLSSLKNGPLRREIEKAGGLKLVYIDPPFDVGADFSFDLEIGESDRLHKEPSIIEELAYRDTWGRGADSYLTMIYERLSIIANLMAPDASIYVHIGPNIGPLVRIVLDELFGTHSPSAEIAWKRVTAHGDSKRWGIIHDYIIWKTKSDDFIWNPQFEPYSPEYVKDKYSNVTSDGRRYMLDNMTSPNPRPNMMYEWRGHKPPRLGWRYELQTMERLFAEGRIELAKKEGGRPRLRRFLDEMPGIPIGSIWADIHPVNSQASEDTGYDTQKPKALLERVLKASSNPGDLVADFFCGSGTTLAVAEEHGRKWIGCDLGRFAIHTARKRLIGVQRELKAVGKPYRSFEILNLGKYERQYFVGIDPTLPDAERIALSTQKEEHYVSLILFAYKAERVFQSPPFHGRKGSSFIIVGPLDAPVTRFQIEEAVEACRKLKSSRLDVLGFEFEMGLSPKCVDEAKAKGVSLALRYIPKEVFDKRAVDKNQVAFYDVAYVEVQPVVKGRKVTVKLKDFGVSYRQDDIDVLAGEMKAGTKVTIADGQVVKITKDKAGIIKRDTLTKKWEDWIDYWAVDFDYHSRPETIIVTMPDATGRMVDRPQRTGGFIFENEWQSFRTRRDRKLELESASYEYPAKGKYKIAVKVIDIFGNDTTKVVEVSI; the protein is encoded by the coding sequence GTGCAACTTTCGGACAAAGAAAAACAAGAACTCAAGGATCTGATCGACCGCGGCGAATCTTTGCCGGCCAAGTACCGGCACCTGCTGTTCGCAGAGCCTCACGAGGCAGAGCTGATCTGGCCCGGAAAGACGCACGAGGTCACCAACGTCGTGCTTCCGTTCCAGTCGATCGAACAGATCGACGAGCCTCGTTCAGGCACCGCTGCTGCGCAATCCGACCTGTTTCAAATGGACCGTGCGACCGGCCGACAAAGCGGCGGGTGGACCAACAAGCTTATTTGGGGAGACAACAAGCTTGTTCTTTCATCGCTCAAGAATGGCCCATTGCGACGCGAGATTGAGAAGGCAGGTGGTCTAAAGCTCGTCTATATCGATCCGCCGTTCGATGTTGGCGCTGATTTTTCCTTTGATCTTGAAATTGGCGAGTCGGATCGTTTGCATAAAGAGCCGAGTATCATTGAAGAGCTAGCATACCGCGATACTTGGGGGCGCGGCGCCGACTCTTATTTGACAATGATCTATGAGCGCTTATCCATCATTGCGAACCTGATGGCTCCTGATGCAAGCATCTACGTCCACATTGGCCCGAACATCGGTCCATTGGTCCGCATAGTGTTAGACGAGCTTTTTGGCACTCATAGCCCATCGGCTGAGATCGCTTGGAAACGTGTCACGGCGCACGGCGATAGTAAGCGATGGGGCATTATTCACGACTACATTATTTGGAAAACCAAATCTGACGACTTTATTTGGAATCCCCAGTTCGAGCCATACTCACCAGAATACGTAAAGGACAAGTACAGCAACGTTACTTCGGATGGACGGCGATACATGCTTGATAACATGACCAGTCCCAATCCACGTCCGAACATGATGTATGAATGGCGCGGTCATAAGCCGCCTCGCTTGGGATGGAGATATGAGCTCCAGACGATGGAGCGACTCTTTGCGGAAGGTCGTATTGAACTGGCGAAGAAAGAAGGAGGACGACCTCGCTTGCGGCGTTTCTTGGATGAGATGCCCGGCATTCCAATCGGAAGTATTTGGGCAGATATTCATCCTGTAAACTCGCAAGCTTCAGAAGACACAGGCTACGACACCCAAAAGCCAAAAGCTCTGCTAGAGCGCGTCCTGAAAGCTTCCTCGAATCCTGGTGACCTTGTTGCTGACTTCTTTTGTGGCTCTGGCACCACTCTAGCTGTTGCCGAGGAACACGGGCGCAAATGGATCGGTTGTGACCTTGGTCGCTTTGCCATTCATACGGCCCGCAAGCGGTTGATAGGTGTGCAGCGTGAGCTGAAAGCTGTAGGCAAGCCCTATCGGTCGTTCGAAATTCTCAATCTCGGCAAGTACGAGCGACAATATTTTGTAGGCATCGATCCCACGTTACCGGACGCCGAGCGCATTGCACTTTCCACACAGAAGGAGGAACACTACGTTTCTCTTATTCTGTTCGCATATAAGGCCGAACGCGTGTTCCAGTCGCCACCGTTCCACGGGCGCAAGGGCAGCAGTTTTATCATTGTGGGTCCGCTCGACGCGCCGGTAACGCGTTTCCAGATCGAAGAAGCAGTGGAAGCCTGTCGTAAATTGAAGTCTTCGCGCCTCGACGTCCTTGGTTTCGAATTTGAAATGGGGCTTAGCCCGAAATGCGTAGATGAAGCGAAGGCCAAAGGCGTCAGCTTGGCATTGCGTTATATTCCCAAGGAGGTTTTTGACAAACGCGCAGTCGATAAGAACCAGGTGGCGTTTTACGACGTGGCCTACGTCGAGGTACAGCCGGTCGTGAAAGGGCGCAAAGTAACGGTGAAGCTTAAGGATTTCGGGGTTTCATACCGCCAAGACGACATCGACGTGTTAGCGGGTGAGATGAAGGCCGGCACCAAGGTCACGATCGCAGATGGTCAAGTAGTTAAGATTACCAAAGACAAGGCCGGCATTATCAAACGCGATACCCTTACAAAGAAGTGGGAAGACTGGATCGATTATTGGGCGGTCGATTTCGACTATCATTCCCGGCCGGAGACGATCATCGTCACAATGCCGGATGCCACTGGCCGAATGGTCGACCGGCCTCAACGCACCGGTGGGTTCATCTTCGAGAATGAATGGCAGAGCTTTCGGACGCGGCGCGATCGCAAGCTCGAGCTTGAAAGCGCCTCATATGAATACCCAGCAAAGGGAAAGTACAAGATTGCAGTCAAAGTAATCGATATCTTCGGCAATGACACCACGAAGGTCGTAGAGGTTAGCATCTAG
- a CDS encoding DEAD/DEAH box helicase family protein, translating into MPLSEHFPTDPYVILDPAIRWYPGDELLLTELRGKLIPPLVEKVRRGVKAWRDSGYTGGSETTRALLRFWFQQEHLVPQADGTIGPFRWYFAQREAVESAIWLYEIESARSPYAMMKYDSSDAISKQMFDEDWARYVMKLATGAGKTKVISLLLTWCYFHKLYEPDSPLSTNFLLVAPNIIVLDRLRTDFDGGKIFRDDPLLPPDGYEGRDWDSDFQLTVHIQDEIGFVPEQGNLFLSNIHRVYEGGKDPSFDDEDTTDYFLGKKPVAKTTDSSIDLGVIIRDVNDLVVFNDEAHHLHDPNSAWFKSIEDIAMRLRQKGSDLSAQFDLTATPRRNDGSIFVQTISDYPLVEAIRQDVVKTPVLPDAASRAKLTKHTSSKFTEEYADYLHLGFLEWKKSYDELAKMEKKAVLFVMTDDTRNCDEVAAHLEARYPELNEAVLVIHTKNNGEISESASGKSKEQLNQLREQSKTIDHWDNKHKAVVSVMVLREGWDVQNVTTIVGLRAYTSEAKILPEQTLGRGLRRMFRGQGIDEKVSVVGTDAFINFVEGIKNEGVDLDYRPMGDRTPGAGPMVIEVDRENKAKDIEALDIELPRLTARIEREYKNLDALDPLTFGNKRLPVKNFSEAEQRDIVFTDLDTGDQSHITRMDIGFNPTYQNVVGFFARTIMRDLRLVGGQDILFGKIKTFIQDRLFEKSIDLEELNILRNLSEIAATRTIFETFKKAINDLTVVDRGNSQVRDRIKMSQSRPYAVKQQGYVLAKKSIFNKVVGDSDFELKFASYLDGCDDIVSFLKNDRQMNPSLFIEYQNADGSISNYFPDFLLKRSAKEIWVIETKGREDLDDPRKWERLKSWVADATARTEGIVYKAMFVREEEWEKRKLHGFDQAIAAFAD; encoded by the coding sequence ATGCCGCTAAGCGAGCATTTCCCCACCGATCCATACGTCATTCTCGATCCCGCGATACGCTGGTATCCCGGCGACGAATTGCTGCTGACCGAACTCCGTGGAAAGCTGATCCCGCCGCTGGTCGAAAAAGTCCGCCGGGGCGTAAAGGCGTGGCGCGACAGCGGTTATACAGGCGGATCGGAAACGACGCGGGCATTGCTCCGCTTCTGGTTTCAGCAGGAGCATCTTGTGCCCCAGGCGGACGGAACGATCGGTCCCTTCCGCTGGTATTTCGCCCAGCGCGAAGCGGTGGAATCCGCAATCTGGCTCTACGAAATCGAGAGCGCGCGCAGCCCCTACGCCATGATGAAATACGACTCGTCGGACGCTATCTCCAAGCAAATGTTCGACGAGGATTGGGCACGCTATGTGATGAAGCTCGCCACGGGGGCGGGCAAGACCAAGGTCATCAGCCTGCTTTTGACCTGGTGCTATTTCCACAAGCTCTACGAGCCGGACTCCCCACTCTCGACCAATTTCCTTCTCGTCGCGCCGAACATTATCGTTCTTGATCGGCTGCGGACCGACTTCGACGGCGGAAAGATATTCCGGGATGATCCGCTGTTGCCGCCGGATGGTTACGAAGGGCGAGATTGGGATAGCGACTTCCAACTCACGGTGCATATCCAGGACGAAATCGGGTTCGTGCCGGAACAAGGTAATTTGTTCCTGAGCAACATTCATCGCGTTTACGAGGGAGGCAAGGACCCTTCATTCGACGACGAAGACACGACGGATTACTTTCTGGGAAAGAAGCCGGTTGCAAAGACTACGGATTCCAGCATCGATCTCGGCGTCATCATCCGGGACGTGAACGATCTCGTGGTGTTCAATGACGAAGCGCACCATCTGCATGATCCCAACAGCGCATGGTTCAAGTCGATTGAAGATATTGCCATGCGACTCCGGCAGAAGGGCTCCGACCTGTCGGCGCAATTCGACCTGACGGCGACGCCTCGTCGCAACGACGGGTCCATCTTCGTGCAAACCATCAGCGACTATCCGCTGGTGGAGGCGATCCGTCAGGACGTGGTGAAGACGCCGGTGCTTCCCGACGCGGCATCGCGGGCGAAGCTCACTAAACACACTTCATCGAAATTCACCGAGGAGTATGCCGACTATCTTCATCTCGGCTTCCTCGAATGGAAAAAATCCTACGACGAACTCGCCAAGATGGAGAAGAAGGCCGTCCTGTTCGTAATGACGGACGATACGAGGAACTGCGATGAGGTGGCCGCGCATCTGGAGGCACGTTACCCAGAATTGAACGAGGCGGTTCTCGTCATTCATACCAAGAACAACGGCGAAATTTCGGAAAGCGCGTCCGGGAAGAGCAAAGAGCAGCTAAACCAGTTGCGGGAGCAGAGCAAAACCATCGACCACTGGGACAACAAGCATAAGGCTGTCGTGTCCGTGATGGTGCTGCGCGAAGGCTGGGACGTGCAAAACGTCACGACCATTGTAGGCCTGCGGGCTTACACCAGCGAAGCCAAGATTTTGCCCGAACAGACACTAGGGCGCGGATTGCGACGGATGTTCCGGGGCCAAGGCATCGACGAGAAAGTTTCGGTTGTCGGTACGGACGCTTTCATCAATTTCGTGGAGGGCATCAAAAACGAAGGCGTGGACCTTGATTACCGACCGATGGGAGACCGGACACCAGGCGCCGGTCCGATGGTCATCGAGGTAGACCGCGAGAACAAGGCAAAAGATATCGAGGCGCTAGATATCGAATTGCCGCGGCTGACGGCTCGCATCGAGCGCGAGTATAAAAATCTCGATGCACTCGATCCGCTAACGTTCGGCAACAAGCGGCTTCCCGTGAAGAATTTCTCCGAGGCCGAGCAACGCGATATCGTATTCACGGACCTCGACACCGGCGATCAGAGTCACATCACCCGCATGGATATCGGATTTAATCCAACGTACCAGAACGTCGTAGGGTTTTTTGCGCGCACCATCATGCGCGACCTGCGATTGGTCGGCGGTCAGGATATTCTGTTCGGGAAGATCAAGACGTTCATTCAAGACCGCCTTTTCGAGAAGTCGATCGACCTCGAGGAGCTGAATATCCTCAGAAACCTTTCGGAGATCGCGGCGACGAGGACGATCTTCGAAACGTTCAAGAAGGCGATCAATGATCTGACGGTGGTCGATCGCGGCAATTCGCAAGTCCGGGACCGGATCAAGATGAGCCAGTCGCGTCCCTACGCCGTCAAGCAACAAGGATACGTACTGGCCAAGAAGTCGATCTTCAACAAGGTTGTCGGCGACAGCGATTTTGAACTCAAGTTCGCCAGCTATCTGGATGGCTGCGACGACATCGTGTCTTTCCTCAAGAACGACCGTCAGATGAACCCGAGCTTGTTCATTGAATACCAGAATGCAGACGGTTCGATCTCTAATTACTTCCCGGATTTCCTGCTGAAACGATCCGCGAAAGAAATCTGGGTCATTGAGACAAAAGGTCGGGAGGACCTGGACGACCCGCGAAAGTGGGAGCGCTTGAAGTCATGGGTTGCCGACGCCACCGCCCGAACCGAAGGCATTGTCTACAAGGCCATGTTTGTGCGGGAAGAGGAATGGGAAAAACGGAAATTACACGGTTTTGATCAGGCCATCGCGGCGTTCGCCGATTAG
- a CDS encoding lysylphosphatidylglycerol synthase transmembrane domain-containing protein — protein sequence MHRLLTALRRGFKERIGWKRLGIAASLVIIFFAINTMVRTLRGVDTGVILTALTEIPPANIALAALCVIGAFCTLTFYDFFALRTIGKKHVPYRIAALSSFTSYTIGHNIGATVFTGGAIRFRIYSDYGLSAIDVAKICFLSGLTFWLGNLFVLGFGMAWHPSAASAMDLLPPAMNRLIALGCLAGIAAYFVWLVTGKKRRELGQNGWKVVLPSARLTLLQVLIGVVDLGFCALAMYLLMPAQPGIDFISLAVVFILATLLGFASHAPGSIGVFDAAMLVALPEFGREQLLATLVVFRILYFLIPFAISISIMGTREIWLSVVLPWQERRRLSGACTASAAARRPVRKRQAQG from the coding sequence ATGCATCGACTGCTGACCGCGCTGAGGCGTGGCTTCAAGGAACGGATCGGCTGGAAACGGCTTGGAATCGCCGCGAGCCTCGTCATCATCTTCTTCGCCATCAACACGATGGTTCGCACGCTGCGGGGCGTCGATACCGGCGTCATCCTCACCGCATTGACCGAGATTCCTCCTGCGAACATCGCGCTCGCCGCGCTGTGCGTGATCGGCGCCTTCTGCACGCTGACATTCTATGATTTCTTCGCGCTGCGGACCATCGGCAAGAAGCACGTGCCCTATCGCATCGCAGCACTTTCGAGCTTCACCAGTTACACCATCGGACACAATATCGGCGCCACCGTTTTCACCGGCGGCGCGATCCGCTTCCGGATCTATTCGGATTACGGCCTCTCCGCCATCGACGTCGCCAAGATCTGCTTCCTTTCCGGGCTCACCTTCTGGCTCGGCAATCTGTTCGTGCTGGGATTCGGCATGGCCTGGCATCCATCGGCCGCATCCGCGATGGACTTGCTGCCGCCGGCCATGAACCGGCTGATTGCGCTCGGCTGCCTCGCGGGCATCGCCGCCTATTTCGTCTGGCTCGTGACCGGCAAAAAACGCCGCGAGCTCGGGCAGAACGGCTGGAAGGTGGTGCTGCCCTCGGCGCGGCTGACGCTGCTGCAGGTCCTGATCGGCGTGGTCGATCTGGGTTTCTGCGCGCTTGCGATGTATCTGCTGATGCCGGCGCAGCCCGGCATCGATTTCATCTCGCTGGCGGTGGTGTTCATTCTGGCGACCCTGCTCGGTTTCGCCAGTCATGCGCCCGGCTCGATCGGCGTGTTCGACGCCGCCATGCTGGTGGCGCTGCCGGAATTCGGCAGGGAACAGCTGCTGGCCACGCTGGTGGTGTTCCGGATCCTGTACTTCCTGATCCCCTTCGCCATCTCGATCTCGATCATGGGCACCCGTGAGATATGGCTCAGCGTCGTGCTGCCCTGGCAGGAACGCCGCCGGCTGAGCGGGGCCTGCACGGCTTCCGCCGCGGCGCGGCGGCCGGTGCGGAAACGGCAGGCGCAGGGGTAA